One window of the Pedobacter ginsengisoli genome contains the following:
- a CDS encoding glycosyltransferase family 2 protein, with translation MSKDKLPKVSIIMPVKNCEKFIVKSLESILCQSLENFELLIFNDKSTDDTLNLIHSFKDRRITVYNETKGLINNLNKGLSISKAKFIARMDGDDIMYKDRLLIQFNTMVSIPQIDICGTGYRFIGDDFEPKIKKGYEGRILAPIMKMIVQNFIAHPTVMLRKEFFMTNNLRYIDFKYAEDFRLWFEAAKLGARFYIIGEPLLDYRISSTQTTALFHSEMRAQTIKIQKEAIEFLLGLPQFQNQTPCCTDLFTSLKAYEERGLITFDKIQDTFYQLFYSLIKGS, from the coding sequence ATGAGTAAAGATAAATTGCCTAAAGTGTCAATTATAATGCCTGTAAAGAATTGTGAAAAATTCATCGTTAAATCTTTAGAAAGCATACTATGTCAAAGTTTAGAAAATTTTGAATTGTTAATATTCAATGATAAGTCAACCGATGATACTTTAAATTTAATACATAGTTTTAAGGACCGTAGAATCACGGTTTACAATGAAACAAAAGGGTTGATTAATAATTTGAATAAGGGACTTTCTATATCAAAAGCCAAATTTATAGCAAGAATGGACGGTGATGATATTATGTATAAAGATAGGTTATTGATTCAATTTAACACCATGGTTTCAATTCCTCAGATAGATATTTGTGGTACAGGTTATAGATTTATTGGGGATGATTTCGAACCAAAAATAAAAAAAGGTTACGAGGGAAGAATTCTTGCACCTATAATGAAAATGATAGTTCAAAATTTCATAGCACACCCAACGGTGATGTTACGGAAGGAATTTTTCATGACAAATAATTTAAGATACATAGATTTTAAGTATGCTGAAGATTTTAGGCTTTGGTTTGAAGCGGCGAAACTCGGAGCTAGGTTCTATATAATAGGGGAACCGCTACTTGACTATAGAATTTCATCTACACAGACTACAGCATTATTCCATTCTGAAATGAGAGCGCAAACTATTAAAATCCAGAAAGAAGCTATTGAATTTCTTTTAGGCCTTCCCCAGTTTCAGAATCAGACTCCATGTTGCACTGATTTATTTACAAGTTTAAAAGCTTATGAAGAGAGAGGTTTAATAACATTTGATAAAATACAGGATACTTTCTATCAATTGTTTTATTCTTTAATAAAAGGGAGTTAA
- a CDS encoding glycosyltransferase family 32 protein — MLWTDEMNREFIKRFFPDFLLQYDSYEKNIQRVDAVRYFILYKIGGVFIDMDFECLKNIEPLISDCDSVFGLEPREHCEQFRKNKIICNAFMATKPENDFFKTICSILPSYTWKNEESYIKNILSTAGPFALTDIYNNYERKEEIKLLSSNFIYPLTVNESRRAINDDIDDSIQEKIDDAYAVHYFLGSWH, encoded by the coding sequence ATTTTATGGACTGATGAAATGAATCGGGAATTCATTAAAAGATTTTTTCCTGATTTTCTACTTCAGTATGATTCATATGAAAAAAATATTCAACGTGTAGATGCAGTAAGGTATTTTATCTTATATAAGATCGGGGGAGTGTTTATTGATATGGATTTTGAATGTTTGAAAAATATTGAGCCTTTGATATCGGATTGTGATAGCGTGTTTGGTTTGGAACCTAGGGAACATTGTGAACAATTTCGCAAAAATAAAATCATTTGTAATGCATTTATGGCAACCAAACCCGAAAATGATTTTTTTAAAACGATCTGTAGTATACTCCCATCTTATACCTGGAAAAATGAAGAATCGTATATAAAGAATATCCTATCTACTGCCGGACCTTTTGCATTAACAGATATTTATAATAATTATGAGCGAAAAGAAGAGATTAAGCTTCTGTCGTCGAATTTTATTTACCCTCTTACTGTTAATGAGTCTCGTCGAGCAATCAATGATGATATTGATGATAGCATACAGGAGAAAATTGATGATGCTTATGCTGTTCATTATTTTTTAGGATCATGGCATTAA
- a CDS encoding DDE-type integrase/transposase/recombinase, which produces MVKYKDKDARDYEKLPETPYGEQAQVDFGQAFLQTDTTYQMKVYFFAMVLSGSRQKFVYFQNHAFTTATAIYAHELAFEYFQGIPKKIVYDQDRVFIQEENLGDVLLTDGFRSFCDRNPFEPIFCRKADPESKGKIENVVKYVKHNFLRGRLYKSIPVLQKEAMEWLKRRGNGKVHGSTGKIPHQEWIIEQKHLHQNSTVPALPKAMLPEYFVRKDNCITYRGNYYSLPPGTYNGQGTKVFLEVKGSRMYIYNITNQILAQHLISQQKGCLIRMEGHTRANTTVLIIESL; this is translated from the coding sequence TTGGTCAAATACAAGGATAAAGATGCCAGGGATTATGAAAAGCTACCGGAAACACCTTATGGTGAGCAAGCGCAGGTAGACTTTGGTCAGGCATTCTTGCAAACGGATACAACTTATCAAATGAAAGTATATTTCTTTGCCATGGTTCTGAGCGGCTCCCGACAGAAGTTTGTTTACTTCCAAAACCATGCATTTACCACCGCTACTGCCATTTATGCTCACGAACTGGCTTTTGAGTACTTTCAGGGTATCCCCAAAAAGATCGTTTATGATCAGGATCGTGTTTTTATCCAGGAAGAAAACCTTGGGGATGTATTGCTTACTGATGGTTTCCGTAGTTTCTGTGACAGAAATCCTTTTGAGCCAATCTTTTGCAGAAAGGCCGATCCTGAGTCTAAAGGGAAAATAGAAAATGTGGTTAAATATGTAAAACACAATTTCCTGCGGGGAAGATTATATAAATCTATCCCAGTACTACAAAAAGAGGCGATGGAATGGTTAAAACGTCGTGGTAACGGAAAAGTGCATGGTAGCACCGGAAAAATCCCTCACCAGGAATGGATCATAGAACAAAAACATCTTCACCAAAACAGCACAGTTCCAGCGCTTCCCAAAGCTATGCTACCAGAGTACTTTGTTCGAAAAGACAACTGTATCACCTATCGTGGCAACTATTATAGTCTCCCTCCCGGAACCTATAATGGACAAGGCACTAAGGTGTTTTTGGAAGTAAAAGGTAGTCGTATGTACATCTACAACATTACAAATCAGATTTTGGCACAACATCTCATCTCACAGCAAAAGGGTTGTTTAATACGTATGGAAGGTCATACAAGAGCGAATACAACAGTGTTAATTATAGAATCTCTTTAG
- a CDS encoding MBL fold metallo-hydrolase has product MVTNRTGNINQNNNERRAQKTTVIVEAFPAENGDSLLVSFQDCHLLIDTGYEETFNKHLTPRFAELKRAGQKLSRLIITHVDQDHIHGAIPMIKANGNTDQNQIIGIDQVWHNSYRHLHKGEDPTDISSEGKQLLSRLNTSGSSVGGTVSFKQGSSLAAELLSGKYKWNCDFDQGPVVAPYEPVSISEDVTITLLSPTAEKLEKLEKFWKKELKRIGFKLYKSINYLRS; this is encoded by the coding sequence AAAAACAACAGTTATCGTAGAAGCTTTTCCCGCTGAAAACGGGGATAGCCTGCTTGTAAGTTTTCAGGACTGTCATCTTCTAATCGACACTGGCTATGAAGAAACTTTCAACAAACATCTGACACCACGATTCGCCGAACTAAAGCGGGCAGGGCAAAAGCTTTCCAGGCTGATCATCACCCATGTGGATCAGGACCACATCCATGGTGCAATACCAATGATCAAAGCAAATGGGAATACGGATCAAAATCAAATTATCGGAATAGACCAGGTCTGGCACAACAGTTATAGGCATTTACACAAAGGGGAAGATCCAACAGACATCAGTTCCGAAGGGAAGCAACTGCTGTCCCGTCTTAACACCTCGGGTAGCTCGGTCGGAGGAACTGTCAGTTTCAAGCAAGGATCTTCCCTAGCAGCAGAACTACTTTCCGGGAAATACAAGTGGAATTGCGATTTCGACCAGGGTCCAGTAGTTGCACCTTACGAACCTGTTTCCATTTCTGAGGATGTTACCATCACACTGCTGTCACCGACAGCAGAAAAACTGGAGAAACTGGAAAAATTTTGGAAGAAAGAATTAAAAAGAATAGGCTTCAAGCTTTACAAATCCATTAATTACCTTCGAAGTTAA